Proteins encoded together in one Streptomyces sp. NBC_01216 window:
- a CDS encoding glycerol-3-phosphate dehydrogenase/oxidase: MRTANLGPAQRTEALAAMAERELDVLVVGAGVVGAGTALDAVTRGLSTGLVEARDWASGTSSRSSKLVHGGLRYLEMLDFALVREALKERGLLLERLAPHLVKPVPFLYPLQHKGWERFYAGSGVALYDAMSVSSGHGRGLPVHRHLSRKGALRVAPCLRKDALVGALQYYDAQMDDARFVATLVRTAASYGAKAASRARVIGFLREGERVVGARVQDVETGGEYEIRAQQIVNATGVWTDDTQALIGERGQFHVRASKGIHLVVPKDRIHSNSGLILRTEKSVLFVIPWGRHWIVGTTDTDWDLDKAHPAASSADIDYLLEHVNSVLSVPLGRDDVQGVYAGLRPLLAGESDATSKLSREHTVAHPAPGLVVVAGGKYTTYRVMAKDAVDEAVHGLDRRVASCVTEDVPLLGAEGYRALWNARAGTAARTGLHVVRVEHLLNRYGSMTEEVLELIAADPGLGEPLAAADDYLRAEIVYAASHEGARHLDDVLTRRTRISIETFDRGTRSARECAELMAPVLGWDARQIDKEVEHYEKRVEAERESQRQPDDLTADAARLGAPDIVPI, translated from the coding sequence GTGAGGACAGCGAATCTGGGACCCGCCCAGCGCACCGAGGCGCTCGCGGCGATGGCCGAGCGCGAGCTGGACGTACTCGTCGTGGGAGCCGGCGTGGTCGGAGCCGGCACCGCGCTCGACGCGGTCACGAGAGGGCTGTCGACCGGTCTGGTCGAGGCCCGGGACTGGGCCTCCGGCACCTCCAGCCGGTCGAGCAAGCTGGTCCACGGCGGGCTGCGCTATCTGGAGATGCTGGACTTCGCGCTGGTCCGTGAGGCGCTCAAGGAGCGCGGGCTGTTGCTCGAGCGGCTCGCCCCCCACCTGGTGAAGCCGGTTCCCTTTCTCTACCCCCTTCAGCACAAGGGCTGGGAGCGGTTCTACGCCGGGTCGGGCGTGGCGCTCTACGACGCCATGTCGGTCTCGTCGGGCCACGGCCGTGGTCTGCCCGTCCACCGGCACCTCTCCCGCAAGGGCGCCCTCCGGGTCGCCCCCTGTCTGAGGAAGGACGCCCTGGTCGGGGCGCTTCAGTACTACGACGCGCAGATGGACGACGCCCGCTTCGTCGCCACGCTCGTGCGCACCGCGGCGAGTTACGGGGCGAAGGCGGCCAGCCGCGCGCGGGTCATCGGCTTCCTGCGCGAGGGGGAGAGGGTGGTCGGGGCCCGGGTCCAGGACGTCGAGACGGGGGGCGAGTACGAGATCCGCGCCCAGCAGATCGTGAACGCGACGGGTGTGTGGACGGACGACACGCAGGCGCTCATCGGGGAGAGGGGGCAGTTCCATGTGAGGGCGTCGAAGGGCATCCACCTGGTGGTGCCGAAGGACCGGATTCACTCGAACAGCGGACTGATCCTGCGGACCGAGAAGTCGGTGCTGTTCGTGATCCCGTGGGGACGGCACTGGATCGTGGGTACCACGGACACCGACTGGGACCTGGACAAGGCCCACCCCGCGGCGTCCAGTGCCGACATCGACTACCTGCTGGAGCATGTGAACAGCGTGCTGTCCGTGCCGCTCGGCAGGGACGACGTCCAGGGCGTGTACGCGGGCCTGAGGCCGCTGCTCGCCGGCGAGTCGGACGCCACCAGCAAGCTCTCGCGCGAGCACACCGTCGCGCACCCGGCCCCGGGCCTGGTCGTCGTGGCGGGCGGCAAGTACACCACCTACCGGGTGATGGCCAAGGACGCCGTCGACGAGGCGGTCCACGGCCTCGACCGGCGGGTCGCCTCCTGTGTCACCGAGGACGTCCCCCTCCTGGGCGCCGAGGGGTACCGGGCGCTGTGGAACGCGCGGGCCGGCACGGCCGCGCGCACCGGACTTCACGTGGTGCGGGTCGAGCATCTGCTCAACCGGTACGGGTCGATGACCGAGGAGGTCCTGGAGCTGATCGCGGCCGACCCCGGGCTCGGCGAGCCGCTGGCGGCGGCCGACGACTACCTGCGGGCCGAGATCGTCTACGCCGCGTCGCACGAGGGGGCCCGGCACCTCGACGACGTCCTCACCCGGCGTACCCGTATCTCCATCGAGACCTTCGACCGCGGGACGCGCAGCGCGCGGGAGTGCGCGGAACTCATGGCTCCCGTCCTGGGCTGGGACGCGCGGCAGATCGACAAGGAGGTGGAGCACTACGAGAAGCGGGTGGAGGCCGAGCGGGAGTCGCAGCGGCAGCCGGACGACCTGACGGCCGACGCGGCGAGGTTGGGGGCACCGGACATCGTGCCGATCTGA
- a CDS encoding nucleotide sugar dehydrogenase, protein MPADLAVIGLGHLGLPLAQAAVAAGVDTIGYDTDPRPVAELAAGRPPVDGSLTASEIRRMLSGGFRPTTNPAELGRVRTAVICAPTPLGPDRAPDLTAVTDAARALAARLRPHTTVLLESSVPPGTTEGVLRDLLEEGSGLRAGRDFHLAHSPSRLDPGNRIRGFAATPKVIGGLTPACTESAAAFYGRLTDKVVRARGPREAETVKVLETNFRHVNIALVNEMAVLCHELGVDLWDVIRCAETKPFGFHAFRPGPGVGGHGTPVDTIGSHRPLRMVELANQVNERMPQYVIQRCATLLNEHGKSARGARVLLLGITYKPDLADREGAPADEIARRLMDLGAVVSYHDPHVLDWRVRDAPVPRADSLYEAAAHADLTVLLQHHRTYDLQGLAVKAQLLLDTRGATPAGAAHRL, encoded by the coding sequence ATGCCAGCTGATCTCGCCGTCATCGGCCTCGGCCACCTCGGACTGCCCCTCGCCCAGGCCGCCGTCGCCGCCGGCGTCGACACCATCGGCTACGACACCGACCCCCGTCCCGTCGCCGAACTCGCCGCGGGCCGACCGCCGGTCGACGGCTCCCTCACGGCTTCGGAGATCCGCCGGATGCTCTCGGGTGGCTTTCGCCCCACCACCAACCCCGCCGAACTCGGCCGGGTCCGCACCGCCGTCATCTGCGCACCGACCCCCCTCGGCCCGGACCGCGCCCCCGACCTGACCGCCGTCACGGACGCCGCCCGCGCCCTCGCCGCGCGGCTGCGTCCGCACACCACGGTCCTGCTGGAATCCTCCGTGCCCCCGGGAACCACGGAAGGCGTGCTCCGCGACCTCCTCGAAGAGGGGTCGGGCCTGCGCGCCGGCCGCGACTTCCATCTCGCCCACTCCCCCAGCCGCCTCGACCCCGGCAACCGCATCCGCGGATTCGCGGCCACCCCGAAGGTCATCGGCGGTCTCACCCCCGCCTGCACGGAGTCCGCCGCCGCCTTCTACGGCCGCCTCACCGACAAGGTGGTCCGCGCCCGGGGCCCGCGCGAGGCCGAGACCGTCAAAGTGCTGGAGACCAACTTCCGGCACGTCAACATCGCACTGGTCAACGAGATGGCCGTGCTCTGCCACGAGCTCGGCGTCGACCTGTGGGACGTCATCCGCTGCGCCGAGACGAAACCCTTCGGCTTCCACGCCTTCCGCCCCGGTCCGGGCGTCGGCGGCCACGGCACACCTGTCGACACCATCGGCTCACACCGCCCGCTCCGGATGGTGGAACTGGCGAACCAGGTCAACGAACGCATGCCGCAGTACGTCATCCAGCGCTGCGCGACCCTCCTCAACGAGCACGGCAAGTCGGCCCGCGGCGCGCGGGTACTCCTGTTGGGAATCACCTACAAGCCGGACCTCGCCGACCGGGAGGGCGCGCCGGCCGACGAGATCGCCCGCCGGCTGATGGACCTCGGCGCCGTGGTCAGCTACCACGATCCACACGTCCTGGACTGGCGCGTCCGCGACGCCCCCGTCCCCCGCGCGGACTCCCTCTACGAGGCCGCCGCCCACGCCGACCTGACCGTGCTGCTCCAGCACCACCGCACGTACGACCTGCAGGGACTGGCGGTCAAGGCGCAACTCCTGCTGGACACCCGGGGAGCCACCCCGGCGGGGGCCGCCCACCGTCTCTGA
- a CDS encoding GuaB3 family IMP dehydrogenase-related protein, producing MTEIEIGRGKRGRRAYAFDDIAVVPSRRTRDPKEVSIAWQIDAYRFELPFLAAPMDSVVSPQTAIRIGELGGLGVLNLEGLWTRYEDPQPLLDEIAEMDEETATRRLQEIYAAPIKEELIGQRIKEVRDSGVVTAAALSPQRTAQFSKAVVDAGVDIFVIRGTTVSAEHVSGAAEPLNLKQFIYELDVPVIVGGCATYTAALHLMRTGAAGVLVGFGGGAAHTTRNVLGIQVPMATAVADVAAARRDYMDESGGRYVHVIADGGVGWSGDLPKAIACGADAVMMGSPLARATDAPGKGHHWGMEAVHEDVPRGKLVDLGIVGTTEEILAGPSHIPDGSMNFFGALRRAMATTGYSELKEFQRVEVTVADSQHKR from the coding sequence GTGACTGAGATCGAGATCGGGCGCGGCAAGCGCGGCCGCAGGGCGTACGCGTTCGACGACATCGCCGTCGTACCGAGCCGGCGCACCCGGGACCCGAAGGAGGTCTCGATCGCCTGGCAGATCGACGCCTACCGCTTCGAGCTCCCCTTCCTGGCCGCCCCCATGGATTCCGTCGTCTCGCCGCAGACCGCCATCCGCATCGGCGAGCTGGGCGGACTGGGCGTCCTGAACCTCGAGGGGCTCTGGACCCGGTACGAGGACCCGCAGCCGCTCCTCGACGAGATCGCGGAGATGGACGAGGAGACCGCGACCCGCCGTCTGCAGGAGATCTACGCCGCTCCGATCAAGGAAGAGCTGATCGGGCAGCGGATCAAGGAGGTGCGCGACTCCGGCGTGGTCACCGCCGCCGCGCTCTCCCCGCAGCGCACCGCGCAGTTCTCCAAGGCCGTCGTCGACGCCGGTGTGGACATCTTCGTCATCCGCGGCACCACCGTCTCCGCCGAGCACGTCTCGGGCGCGGCGGAGCCGCTGAACCTCAAGCAGTTCATCTACGAACTCGACGTCCCGGTCATCGTCGGCGGCTGCGCCACGTACACCGCGGCCCTGCACCTGATGCGCACCGGCGCGGCGGGCGTCCTGGTCGGCTTCGGCGGCGGAGCGGCGCACACCACGCGCAACGTGCTCGGCATCCAGGTCCCGATGGCCACCGCCGTCGCCGACGTGGCCGCGGCCCGCCGCGACTACATGGACGAGTCCGGCGGCCGGTACGTGCACGTCATCGCCGACGGCGGCGTGGGCTGGTCCGGCGACCTGCCGAAGGCGATCGCCTGCGGTGCCGACGCCGTGATGATGGGCTCCCCGCTGGCCCGTGCGACGGACGCGCCGGGCAAGGGCCACCACTGGGGTATGGAGGCCGTCCACGAGGACGTGCCGCGCGGCAAGCTGGTGGACCTCGGCATCGTCGGCACCACCGAGGAGATCCTCGCGGGCCCCTCGCACATCCCGGACGGTTCGATGAACTTCTTCGGAGCGCTGCGCCGGGCCATGGCGACGACGGGCTACAGCGAGCTCAAGGAGTTCCAGCGGGTCGAGGTGACGGTCGCGGACTCCCAGCACAAGCGCTGA
- the guaB gene encoding IMP dehydrogenase has product MTANVDGVPEKFATLGLTYDDVLLLPGASEVLPNAVDTSSRISRNVRVNIPLLSAAMDKVTESRMAIAMARQGGVGVLHRNLSIEDQVNQVDLVKRSESGMVTDPITVHPDATLAEADALCAKFRISGVPVTDPAGKLLGIVTNRDMAFESDRGRQVREVMTPMPLVTGKVGISGVDAMELLRRHKIEKLPLVDDAGTLKGLITVKDFVKAEKYPHAAKDAEGRLLVGAAVGASPEALERAQGLAEAGVDFLIVDTSHGHNSNALNWMAKIKSSVGVDVIGGNIATRDGAQALIDAGVDGVKVGVGPGSICTTRVVAGIGVPQVTAIYEAALAARAAGVPVIGDGGLQYSGDIGKALAAGADTVMLGSLLAGCEESPGELQFINGKQFKSYRGMGSLGAMQSRGQGRSYSKDRYFQAEVASDDKLVPEGIEGQVPYRGPLANVLHQLVGGLRQTMGYVGAATVEEMETKGRFVRITSAGLKESHPHDIQMTVEAPNYSRK; this is encoded by the coding sequence ATGACTGCAAACGTCGACGGAGTGCCCGAGAAATTCGCGACACTCGGGCTGACCTACGACGACGTGCTGCTGCTGCCGGGCGCGTCCGAGGTCCTCCCGAACGCGGTCGACACCTCGTCCCGCATCTCCCGCAACGTCCGCGTGAACATTCCGCTGCTGTCCGCGGCGATGGACAAGGTCACCGAGTCCCGCATGGCCATCGCCATGGCGCGGCAGGGTGGCGTGGGCGTGCTGCACCGGAACCTGTCGATCGAGGACCAGGTCAACCAGGTCGATCTCGTGAAGCGCTCCGAGTCGGGCATGGTGACCGATCCGATTACCGTCCACCCGGACGCGACCCTGGCCGAGGCCGATGCGCTGTGCGCCAAGTTCCGCATCAGCGGTGTCCCGGTGACCGACCCCGCGGGCAAGCTGCTGGGTATCGTCACCAACCGCGACATGGCGTTCGAGTCGGACCGCGGCCGCCAGGTGCGCGAGGTCATGACCCCGATGCCGCTGGTCACCGGCAAGGTCGGCATCTCCGGCGTGGACGCCATGGAGCTGCTGCGCCGACACAAGATCGAGAAGCTGCCGCTGGTCGACGACGCGGGCACCCTCAAGGGCCTCATCACGGTCAAGGACTTCGTCAAGGCCGAGAAGTACCCGCACGCCGCCAAGGACGCGGAAGGCCGCCTGCTCGTCGGCGCGGCCGTCGGTGCCAGCCCCGAGGCGCTGGAGCGGGCGCAGGGCCTGGCCGAGGCGGGCGTCGACTTCCTGATCGTCGACACGTCCCACGGCCATAACAGCAATGCCCTGAACTGGATGGCGAAGATCAAGTCCAGCGTCGGCGTCGACGTCATCGGCGGCAACATCGCGACGCGTGACGGTGCGCAGGCCCTCATCGACGCCGGTGTCGACGGCGTCAAGGTCGGTGTGGGCCCCGGCTCCATCTGCACCACCCGCGTGGTCGCCGGTATCGGCGTCCCGCAGGTCACCGCCATCTACGAGGCGGCACTCGCGGCCCGTGCGGCCGGTGTCCCGGTCATCGGCGACGGCGGCCTGCAGTACTCCGGCGACATCGGCAAGGCGCTCGCGGCCGGCGCCGACACGGTCATGCTGGGCAGTCTGCTCGCCGGGTGCGAGGAGTCCCCGGGCGAGCTGCAGTTCATCAACGGCAAGCAGTTCAAGTCCTACCGCGGCATGGGCTCGCTCGGTGCGATGCAGTCCCGCGGGCAGGGCCGTTCCTACTCCAAGGACCGCTACTTCCAGGCCGAGGTGGCCTCGGACGACAAGCTCGTGCCCGAGGGTATCGAGGGCCAGGTCCCCTATCGCGGCCCGCTGGCCAACGTCCTGCACCAGCTCGTCGGCGGTCTGCGCCAGACCATGGGCTACGTGGGCGCCGCCACCGTCGAGGAGATGGAGACCAAGGGCCGCTTCGTCCGGATCACCTCGGCGGGCCTCAAGGAGAGTCACCCGCACGACATCCAGATGACGGTCGAGGCGCCGAACTACAGCAGGAAGTAA
- a CDS encoding sigma-70 family RNA polymerase sigma factor: MRDDETTGSPVPVGQGEIGALVRRAVEGDAQATHDLLARVHPLALRYCRTRLNRLPGDARHFVEDLAQEVCVAVLMALPRYKDTGRPFEAFVFAIAGHKVADLQRAAMRHPGSTAVPSDEMPERPDDSLGPEERALLSDDAEWAKKLLANLPENQRELLVLRVAVGLTAEETGQMLGMSPGAVRVAQHRALSRLRALAEQ; encoded by the coding sequence ATGCGTGACGACGAGACCACGGGGTCCCCCGTGCCCGTAGGGCAGGGGGAGATCGGCGCACTCGTCCGCCGCGCCGTCGAAGGCGACGCGCAGGCCACCCATGATCTCCTGGCGCGCGTTCACCCCCTCGCCCTGCGCTACTGCCGAACCCGGCTGAACCGGCTTCCCGGTGACGCCCGCCACTTCGTCGAGGACCTCGCGCAGGAGGTCTGTGTGGCCGTCCTGATGGCGCTTCCGCGCTACAAGGACACCGGCAGACCCTTCGAGGCGTTCGTGTTCGCCATCGCGGGGCACAAGGTCGCGGACCTCCAGAGGGCCGCGATGCGGCACCCGGGGTCGACGGCGGTGCCCTCCGACGAGATGCCGGAACGGCCCGACGACTCACTGGGACCCGAGGAGCGGGCGCTGCTCAGCGACGATGCCGAGTGGGCCAAGAAGCTCCTCGCCAATCTGCCGGAGAATCAGCGCGAACTGCTGGTCCTGCGGGTGGCCGTCGGCCTCACGGCCGAGGAGACCGGGCAGATGCTGGGGATGTCGCCCGGCGCGGTACGGGTGGCCCAGCACCGGGCGCTCAGCCGCCTGCGGGCCCTGGCCGAGCAGTAG
- a CDS encoding response regulator transcription factor, translating into MTSVLVCDDSPLAREALRRAVATVPGVERVTTAANGEEVLRRWGADRSDLILMDVRMPGLGGVETVRRLLSADPGARIIMLTVAEDLDGVALAVAAGARGYLHKDASRAELRATVTQALADPTWRLAPRRLRSAEMGAAPTLTAREIQVLEGMSHGRSNAEIGRELFLSEDTVKTHARRLFKKLGASDRAHAVALGFRWGLVR; encoded by the coding sequence ATGACATCCGTCCTCGTCTGCGACGACTCCCCGCTCGCCCGAGAGGCGCTTCGCCGCGCGGTCGCGACCGTGCCCGGCGTGGAGCGCGTGACGACCGCGGCCAACGGTGAGGAAGTCCTCCGCCGTTGGGGCGCGGACCGCTCGGACCTGATTCTGATGGACGTACGCATGCCCGGTCTGGGCGGCGTGGAGACCGTGCGCCGGCTGCTCTCCGCGGACCCCGGCGCCCGCATCATCATGCTCACTGTCGCCGAGGACCTGGACGGTGTCGCGCTCGCGGTCGCCGCCGGTGCCCGCGGGTACCTGCACAAGGACGCCTCGCGCGCCGAGCTGCGGGCCACGGTCACGCAGGCCCTCGCCGACCCGACCTGGCGGCTCGCCCCGCGTCGGCTGCGTTCCGCCGAGATGGGGGCGGCCCCCACGCTCACCGCCCGCGAGATCCAGGTTCTCGAAGGCATGAGCCACGGCCGGTCCAACGCGGAGATCGGGCGCGAGCTGTTCCTCTCCGAGGACACCGTCAAGACGCACGCGCGACGGCTGTTCAAGAAGCTCGGCGCGTCCGACCGGGCGCACGCGGTGGCGCTCGGCTTCCGCTGGGGTCTGGTCCGCTAG
- a CDS encoding WhiB family transcriptional regulator has product MADFSRLPGPNADLWDWQLLAACRGVDSSLFFHPEGERGAARSARENSAKEVCMRCPVRAECAAHALAVREPYGVWGGLTEDEREELMGRARNRLITTSSTASAARSAGVGHA; this is encoded by the coding sequence ATGGCAGATTTCTCCCGCCTTCCCGGACCCAACGCCGATCTGTGGGACTGGCAGCTGCTCGCGGCCTGCCGCGGAGTCGACAGTTCCCTGTTCTTCCACCCCGAGGGAGAGCGCGGCGCGGCACGGAGTGCGCGTGAGAACTCGGCGAAAGAGGTCTGCATGCGGTGCCCGGTACGCGCTGAGTGCGCGGCACACGCACTGGCCGTACGCGAGCCCTACGGCGTATGGGGCGGCCTCACCGAGGACGAACGCGAGGAACTCATGGGGCGAGCCCGCAATCGCCTCATCACGACATCGTCAACAGCATCGGCAGCGCGTTCGGCGGGCGTGGGCCACGCCTGA